In the Papio anubis isolate 15944 chromosome 15, Panubis1.0, whole genome shotgun sequence genome, one interval contains:
- the CDX2 gene encoding homeobox protein CDX-2 isoform X1: protein MYVSYLLDKDVSMYPSSVRHSGGLNLAPQNFVSPPQYPDYGGYHVAAAAAAAANLDSAQSPGPSWPAAYGAPLREDWNGYAPGGAAAAANAVAHGLNGGSPAATMGYSSPADYHPHHHAHHHPHHPAAAPSCASGLLQTLNPGPPGPAATAAAEQLSPGGQRRNLCEWMRKPTQQSLGSQVKTRTKDKYRVVYTDHQRLELEKEFHYSRYITIRRKAELAATLGLSERQVKIWFQNRRAKERKINKKKLQQQQQQQPPQPPPPPPQPPQPQPGPLRSVQEPLSPVSSLQASVPGSVPGVLGPTGGVLNPTVTQ, encoded by the exons ATGTACGTGAGCTACCTCCTGGACAAGGACGTGAGCATGTACCCTAGCTCCGTACGCCACTCTGGCGGCCTCAACCTGGCGCCGCAGAACTTCGTCAGCCCCCCGCAATACCCGGACTACGGCGGTTACCACGTGGCGGCCGCGGCTGCAGCGGCAGCGAACTTGGACAGCGCGCAGTCCCCAGGGCCGTCTTGGCCGGCAGCGTACGGCGCCCCACTCCGGGAGGACTGGAATGGCTACGCGCCCGGAGGCGCCGCGGCCGCCGCCAACGCCGTGGCTCACGGCCTCAACGGGGGCTCCCCGGCCGCCACCATGGGCTACAGCAGCCCCGCTGACTACCACCCGCACCACCACGCGCATCACCACCCGCACCACCCGGCCGCCGCGCCTTCCTGCGCTTCTGGGTTGCTGCAAACGCTCAACCCCGGCCCTCCTGGGCCCGCCGCCACCGCTGCTGCCGAGCAGCTGTCCCCCGGCGGCCAGCGGCGGAACCTGTGCGAGTGGATGCGGAAGCCGACGCAGCAGTCCCTCGGCAGCCAAG TGAAAACCAGGACGAAAGACAAATACCGAGTGGTGTACACGGACCACCAGCGGCTGGAGCTGGAGAAGGAGTTTCACTACAGCCGCTACATCACCATCCGGAGGAAAGCCGAGCTGGCCGCCACGCTGGGGCTCTCTGAGAGGCAG GTTAAAATTTGGTTTCAGAACCGCAGAGCGAAGGAAAGGAAAATCAACAAGAAGAAGttgcagcagcaacagcagcagcagccgccgcAGCCGCCTCCGCCgccaccacagcctccccagcctcagccaggTCCTCTGAGAAGTGTCCAGGAGCCCTTGAGTCCGGTGTCTTCCCTGCAAGCGTCAGTGCCTGGCTCTGTCCCTGGGGTTCTGGGGCCAACTGGGGGGGTGCTAAACCCCACTGTCACCCAGTGA
- the LOC103879122 gene encoding uncharacterized protein LOC103879122, producing the protein MEAQRRNQVPGDLENCWSLVRGKSGSVFIGDEMEPGFGAQPGSGGDCVCPGGGPRLLVAAKRRSGGFKSHSASARVERSRFARACCARRLPGRPTRSPAPLAGRPGKPPRRPRRAAGYPSAPPAAAPAAPAQPPAARPESQFSDRPQGWGQRPRGPRRFARSAGAAAPPAGDLAQASQARSRRPRAAAPLRGRTHQSSLCAFRKSNHRRPRSSGYDRSKASAPGLLRHVALALAAQVPLTSAP; encoded by the coding sequence ATGGAAGCCCAGAGGCGAAATCAGGTTCCCGGGGACCTGGAAAATTGCTGGAGTCTGGTGAGGGGCAAATCAGGAAGTGTCTTTATCGGAGATGAGATGGAACCCGGCTTTGGGGCGCAACCGGGCTCTGGGGGAGACTGCGTTTGCCCAGGTGGCGGGCCGCGCCTTCTGGTGGCTGCGAAGAGAAGGAGCGGAGGTTTCAAGAGCCACAGCGCCTCCGCGAGAGTGGAAAGGAGTAGATTCGCTCGCGCCTGTTGTGCGAGGCGACTCCCCGGGAGACCCACCCGCAGCCCCGCGCCCTTGGCCGGGAGGCCGGGAAAGCCACCGAGGCGGCCGAGAAGGGCCGCGGGGTACCCCTCAGCCCCTCCTGCGGCGGCTCCGGCtgctcctgctcagcctcccgccGCCCGCCCCGAGTCCCAGTTCTCAGATCGGCCGCAGGGCTGGGGACAGAGGCCGCGGGGTCCCAGACGCTTCGCCCGCTCAGCTGGAGCAGCAGCGCCCCCTGCCGGGGATCTCGCGCAGGCGAGTCAGGCCAGAAGCCGGAGGCCGCGGGCGGCGGCCCCTCTGAGGGGCCGAACACACCAGAGCTCCCTTTGCGCGTTCCGAAAATCAAATCATCGCCGGCCCAGGTCGTCCGGCTACGACAGGTCGAAGGCCAGTGCTCCAGGCCTTCTTCGCCACGTGGCTTTGGCGCTCGCGGCCCAGGTTCCCCTCACCTCCGCGCCGTAG
- the CDX2 gene encoding homeobox protein CDX-2 isoform X2, with protein sequence MYVSYLLDKDVSMYPSSVRHSGGLNLAPQNFVSPPQYPDYGGYHVAAAAAAAANLDSAQSPGPSWPAAYGAPLREDWNGYAPGGAAAAANAVAHGLNGGSPAATMGYSSPADYHPHHHAHHHPHHPAAAPSCASGLLQTLNPGPPGPAATAAAEQLSPGGQRRNLCEWMRKPTQQSLGSQVKTRTKDKYRVVYTDHQRLELEKEFHYSRYITIRRKAELAATLGLSERLKFGFRTAERRKGKSTRRSCSSNSSSSRRSRLRRHHSLPSLSQVL encoded by the exons ATGTACGTGAGCTACCTCCTGGACAAGGACGTGAGCATGTACCCTAGCTCCGTACGCCACTCTGGCGGCCTCAACCTGGCGCCGCAGAACTTCGTCAGCCCCCCGCAATACCCGGACTACGGCGGTTACCACGTGGCGGCCGCGGCTGCAGCGGCAGCGAACTTGGACAGCGCGCAGTCCCCAGGGCCGTCTTGGCCGGCAGCGTACGGCGCCCCACTCCGGGAGGACTGGAATGGCTACGCGCCCGGAGGCGCCGCGGCCGCCGCCAACGCCGTGGCTCACGGCCTCAACGGGGGCTCCCCGGCCGCCACCATGGGCTACAGCAGCCCCGCTGACTACCACCCGCACCACCACGCGCATCACCACCCGCACCACCCGGCCGCCGCGCCTTCCTGCGCTTCTGGGTTGCTGCAAACGCTCAACCCCGGCCCTCCTGGGCCCGCCGCCACCGCTGCTGCCGAGCAGCTGTCCCCCGGCGGCCAGCGGCGGAACCTGTGCGAGTGGATGCGGAAGCCGACGCAGCAGTCCCTCGGCAGCCAAG TGAAAACCAGGACGAAAGACAAATACCGAGTGGTGTACACGGACCACCAGCGGCTGGAGCTGGAGAAGGAGTTTCACTACAGCCGCTACATCACCATCCGGAGGAAAGCCGAGCTGGCCGCCACGCTGGGGCTCTCTGAGAG GTTAAAATTTGGTTTCAGAACCGCAGAGCGAAGGAAAGGAAAATCAACAAGAAGAAGttgcagcagcaacagcagcagcagccgccgcAGCCGCCTCCGCCgccaccacagcctccccagcctcagccaggTCCTCTGA